Proteins from a single region of Runella sp. SP2:
- a CDS encoding ketosteroid isomerase-related protein — protein MTALEIVQQYYAHFNQKNWQGMLDLLHPEVRHEPNQGEVRIGNEKFTEFMQKMDDAYDETLSDMVFFSSSDDTRIAAEFVVNGTYKQAEEGLPPAHGQKYVLPAGAFLEVKEGKITRVTTYYNLPLWIKLVS, from the coding sequence ATGACTGCACTAGAAATCGTTCAACAGTATTACGCCCACTTTAACCAGAAAAATTGGCAAGGAATGTTAGACTTGCTCCATCCCGAAGTTCGGCACGAGCCTAACCAAGGAGAAGTCCGCATCGGAAATGAAAAATTCACTGAGTTTATGCAGAAAATGGACGATGCTTACGACGAAACTTTGTCTGACATGGTCTTCTTTTCATCGTCGGACGACACCCGTATTGCCGCCGAATTTGTCGTAAATGGCACCTACAAACAAGCAGAAGAAGGTCTCCCACCCGCCCACGGACAAAAATACGTATTACCCGCTGGTGCATTTTTAGAAGTAAAAGAGGGAAAAATCACCCGCGTTACTACCTATTATAACTTACCTCTTTGGATTAAATTAGTGTCTTAA